A region from the Desulfomarina profundi genome encodes:
- a CDS encoding HesA/MoeB/ThiF family protein has product MITSKDFLHLLRSSSTRKKRPDGSPYNSLSVEKVLYLAGKTDKSLKDIELAALENDIIPERYCRNQTSISNEGQKRLLQSHVAIIGLGGLGGTVTEILARIGTGRMTLIDGDIFDDSNLNRQLLSTVDYLGTSKASAAARRVGKINPAVETIPHDTFFTAENGENLLKDVDLAIDCLDTISYRFTLENICKELNIPMVSAAIGGSCGQATVIFPEDPGLKLIYGDQDKKTERGIEATLGTLPFAAVYMAAVECAEAVTLLLGRKPELRKKLFLADTREHTSELIDFT; this is encoded by the coding sequence ATGATTACCTCGAAAGATTTTCTTCACCTTCTGAGATCCTCTTCCACCAGGAAAAAACGTCCCGATGGTTCGCCATATAATTCCCTGAGTGTAGAAAAAGTATTATATTTGGCAGGGAAAACAGATAAATCGCTGAAAGATATTGAACTCGCCGCCCTGGAAAACGACATCATCCCGGAACGGTATTGCCGCAACCAGACTTCTATCTCCAACGAGGGCCAGAAAAGACTGCTCCAGTCCCATGTTGCAATCATCGGACTCGGAGGACTGGGAGGGACCGTAACGGAAATACTGGCCCGTATCGGAACAGGCAGAATGACTCTTATTGACGGTGATATATTTGATGACAGTAATCTCAACAGGCAGCTTCTCTCCACTGTTGACTACCTCGGCACTTCCAAAGCCTCAGCCGCTGCCAGGAGGGTTGGAAAAATTAATCCGGCGGTCGAAACAATTCCACACGACACCTTTTTTACTGCAGAAAACGGAGAGAACCTGCTGAAGGATGTAGATCTGGCCATAGATTGCCTGGACACTATTTCCTACCGCTTCACTCTTGAAAATATCTGCAAGGAGTTAAATATTCCCATGGTTTCAGCCGCCATCGGAGGAAGCTGCGGCCAAGCAACCGTGATTTTTCCGGAAGATCCCGGACTGAAGCTGATCTACGGCGATCAGGATAAAAAGACAGAACGGGGTATAGAGGCAACACTTGGAACCCTGCCCTTTGCTGCTGTCTACATGGCCGCAGTGGAATGTGCAGAAGCTGTAACCCTGCTCCTTGGCAGAAAGCCTGAGCTGCGAAAAAAACTTTTTCTCGCCGATACCAGGGAGCATACGTCAGAACTTATTGACTTTACCTGA
- the lon gene encoding endopeptidase La codes for MIIPLHDRPMFPKMMGPILVDDPSMQKTVMESVKNNTPLYFGLVLLKPADDMLAYAPKGEEDFFRVGVAVRVIQVSPPKPGEPLQVMGQAMDRFNIVSLLKRDSVFVAEVSYWQEEVPENTQELKAYSVAVIDCIKELVNLNPLFKEGLSLLIERINVNDPGSLADFAASMTTSSGSDIQKILETKDVRERIEAVLILLKKEVEISKLKAKISKRIEEQLSKQQREFFLKQQLQEIKKELGLAKDDTQAELEKYEKRLKKLVLSDEAREKVREEMEKLRLLGSSSPEFNVSRTYLDWLTVLPWGVYSKDNYDLKKAARILNKDHYGLEDVKERILELMSVGKVKGDLSGTIILLQGPPGVGKTSIGQSVARSLGRKFFRFSLGGMRDEAEIKGHRRTYIGAMPGKFIQAIKSCNTANPLIMLDEIDKIGASFQGDPASALLEVLDPEQNRDFLDHYLDVRFDLSKILFICTANQLDTIPGPLMDRMEVIQLPGYILKEKVEIAKRHLVPKQLREHGLTPKQITLTRTLLATIVDGYAREAGVRGLENCIKKILRKSVKKIIKDPDKNIRIKKDDLQELLGKRLFAEENAFRKPRVGVITGLAYTSMGGTTLHIESIPIPAAQPGFKQTGQLGQVMVESSEIAYSYVRSLFRDNKEVSEFFKKHLIHLHVPAGATPKDGPSAGITMACALYSLAMNLPIRPHIAMTGELTLSGLVMPIGGVKEKIIASRRSKIRDVILPRDNREDFDLLPEHIREGITPHFVATFSDVLKICFDK; via the coding sequence ATGATTATTCCCCTCCATGACAGACCGATGTTTCCTAAAATGATGGGGCCGATTTTGGTGGATGACCCTTCCATGCAGAAAACCGTCATGGAATCGGTAAAAAATAATACACCACTCTATTTTGGCCTTGTTCTGTTGAAACCGGCTGATGATATGCTCGCTTATGCTCCCAAGGGAGAGGAGGATTTTTTCAGGGTAGGCGTAGCTGTACGGGTTATCCAGGTTTCTCCCCCCAAGCCCGGAGAACCATTGCAGGTGATGGGACAGGCCATGGATCGATTTAATATTGTGTCTCTACTGAAAAGAGACTCCGTTTTTGTGGCCGAGGTCAGCTACTGGCAGGAAGAAGTTCCTGAAAATACACAGGAGTTGAAGGCCTATTCGGTGGCCGTAATCGATTGTATCAAAGAACTTGTCAATCTCAATCCCCTTTTCAAGGAAGGTCTTTCTCTTCTTATTGAGAGGATAAATGTCAATGATCCCGGTTCACTTGCTGATTTTGCCGCCTCCATGACAACATCCTCCGGCTCGGACATTCAGAAAATCCTTGAAACCAAGGATGTGCGCGAACGGATTGAAGCAGTTTTGATCCTTTTGAAGAAGGAAGTTGAAATCAGTAAGCTCAAGGCGAAAATTTCCAAGCGCATTGAAGAGCAGCTTTCAAAACAGCAGCGTGAGTTTTTTTTAAAACAACAGTTGCAGGAAATCAAAAAAGAGCTGGGGTTGGCCAAGGATGATACCCAGGCGGAGTTGGAAAAGTATGAAAAACGGCTGAAAAAACTTGTACTTTCCGATGAGGCAAGGGAAAAGGTCAGGGAAGAGATGGAAAAATTGCGGCTCCTTGGTTCTTCCTCACCTGAATTCAATGTCAGTCGAACGTATCTGGACTGGCTGACTGTTCTGCCATGGGGTGTTTACAGTAAAGATAATTATGACCTGAAAAAGGCCGCTAGAATCCTGAATAAGGATCATTACGGACTGGAAGATGTGAAGGAACGTATTCTGGAATTGATGTCGGTGGGCAAAGTCAAGGGTGATCTTTCCGGAACAATTATTCTTCTGCAGGGACCTCCAGGGGTAGGGAAAACCTCTATCGGTCAGTCTGTGGCCAGGAGCCTGGGACGAAAATTTTTCAGATTTTCCCTGGGAGGAATGCGGGATGAGGCTGAGATAAAGGGACATCGCCGGACCTATATCGGCGCTATGCCCGGTAAATTTATTCAGGCCATCAAGAGCTGCAATACTGCCAATCCATTGATCATGCTGGATGAGATTGACAAGATCGGGGCAAGTTTCCAGGGAGATCCTGCCTCTGCGCTTCTGGAGGTTCTCGATCCTGAACAGAACCGTGATTTTCTCGATCATTACCTCGATGTCCGCTTTGATCTCTCGAAGATTCTTTTCATCTGTACGGCAAACCAGCTTGATACCATTCCAGGTCCTCTGATGGACCGGATGGAGGTGATTCAGCTTCCCGGTTATATCCTCAAGGAAAAGGTGGAAATCGCCAAACGCCACCTTGTTCCAAAGCAGTTGAGGGAACATGGCCTGACACCAAAACAGATTACTCTGACGCGGACGCTTCTGGCGACTATAGTGGATGGTTATGCAAGGGAAGCGGGGGTTCGGGGGCTTGAAAACTGTATCAAGAAAATCCTGCGTAAATCCGTGAAGAAAATTATCAAAGATCCGGATAAAAACATCAGGATCAAAAAAGATGATCTGCAGGAGCTGCTTGGCAAAAGACTGTTTGCCGAGGAAAATGCTTTCCGCAAACCGCGGGTCGGAGTTATTACGGGACTGGCCTACACAAGTATGGGTGGAACGACTCTTCATATTGAATCCATTCCCATTCCCGCCGCCCAGCCGGGTTTTAAACAGACGGGGCAACTGGGCCAGGTGATGGTGGAATCATCGGAAATCGCCTATAGCTATGTGCGTTCCCTTTTTCGTGATAATAAAGAGGTGAGTGAGTTTTTCAAAAAACATCTCATTCATCTCCACGTGCCGGCCGGGGCGACTCCCAAGGATGGACCGTCAGCGGGTATTACCATGGCCTGTGCTCTTTATTCACTGGCCATGAATCTGCCGATCAGGCCTCACATTGCCATGACCGGAGAACTGACCCTCAGCGGCCTGGTCATGCCGATTGGCGGAGTGAAGGAGAAAATAATTGCCTCCAGACGGTCGAAGATCAGGGATGTAATTCTGCCCAGGGACAACAGGGAAGATTTTGACCTGTTGCCGGAACATATCCGGGAAGGGATTACGCCACATTTTGTTGCCACCTTTTCGGATGTGCTGAAAATCTGTTTTGATAAATGA
- a CDS encoding AEC family transporter — protein MEVITTITPIFIIILLGWAARKKGFITSDFLRPANQLVYYLSIPAMIFNSISKASFQEQFDVRLLFLTLLAASIIYVSTHLLTGILKMTPDRAGTFVQSCGHGNLGYIGLPIALYYLGDSGLAKAGIICGFLMILQNLMSVIILQLHSEKEFHGYKFILIKLCKNPVIISAMAGIAVSALALPVPGILSSSFTILGGLAPPMALLLIGASISMKLIKEYLRPTLGAAVIKLLFLPALGLVFFRLTGLTSEEFLPALILLCSPTATLAYVMAKEMQGDAEFAVATVSASTLFSSVTFVLWLAVV, from the coding sequence ATGGAAGTTATTACAACTATCACACCCATCTTTATTATCATCCTACTGGGGTGGGCTGCACGAAAAAAAGGTTTTATTACCTCAGATTTTCTGAGACCGGCCAACCAGCTGGTTTACTACCTCTCGATTCCCGCCATGATCTTTAATTCCATCTCAAAAGCTTCTTTTCAAGAACAGTTCGATGTACGCCTCCTTTTTCTTACCCTTCTGGCAGCGTCTATAATATATGTCTCAACTCATCTGCTGACAGGAATCCTGAAAATGACTCCCGACCGGGCCGGCACTTTTGTTCAAAGTTGCGGTCACGGAAATCTCGGTTATATCGGACTGCCCATAGCCCTGTATTACCTCGGGGACAGCGGCCTGGCAAAAGCAGGTATCATCTGTGGGTTTCTGATGATCCTGCAGAATCTCATGTCAGTTATTATCCTGCAACTCCACAGTGAAAAAGAGTTTCATGGATATAAATTCATCCTGATAAAACTCTGTAAAAACCCGGTCATAATCAGTGCCATGGCAGGTATAGCTGTCTCGGCTCTGGCTCTTCCTGTTCCCGGGATCCTCAGTTCGAGCTTCACCATACTGGGAGGACTTGCCCCACCAATGGCCCTTCTTCTTATTGGAGCCTCAATCTCCATGAAACTGATAAAAGAGTACCTCCGTCCCACGCTTGGCGCTGCTGTCATTAAACTTCTTTTTCTGCCTGCCCTGGGACTGGTTTTTTTTCGCTTGACCGGCCTGACCTCCGAAGAATTTCTTCCGGCTCTGATTCTCCTCTGCTCTCCGACAGCCACCCTTGCCTATGTCATGGCCAAGGAGATGCAGGGTGATGCTGAATTTGCAGTAGCTACTGTCTCCGCCAGCACCCTGTTTTCTTCTGTTACTTTTGTTTTGTGGCTGGCTGTGGTTTAA
- a CDS encoding shikimate kinase, with amino-acid sequence MKQSYGRKNIILTGFMGTGKTTVGKILAQKLNREFIDTDRLIEKRHHQTVSEIFKNLGEKAFRLMETEVAKELGQKKELVISTGGRLMLDPKNTAALGSTGRVFSLSAKPETILSRLKNDHHHSRPLLDGPDPQKKILQLLHERAKGYQRFMTIQTDGIQPTEIADRILNILQRDS; translated from the coding sequence ATGAAACAATCATACGGCAGAAAGAATATTATCCTTACAGGATTCATGGGTACAGGAAAAACAACTGTTGGTAAAATCCTTGCACAAAAACTCAACCGGGAATTCATTGACACTGATCGCTTGATTGAAAAACGCCATCACCAGACTGTTTCTGAAATATTCAAAAACCTTGGTGAAAAAGCATTTCGCCTGATGGAAACGGAAGTCGCGAAAGAACTCGGACAGAAAAAAGAACTGGTAATATCAACCGGGGGTCGTCTGATGCTCGACCCGAAAAACACCGCAGCCCTGGGGAGTACCGGCCGTGTTTTCTCCCTGAGTGCTAAACCGGAAACAATTCTCTCACGACTGAAAAATGACCACCATCACTCCAGACCCCTTCTGGATGGTCCTGATCCACAAAAAAAAATCCTTCAACTACTGCACGAAAGAGCAAAGGGCTACCAACGTTTTATGACAATACAAACAGATGGAATCCAGCCGACTGAAATTGCAGACAGAATTCTCAACATCCTCCAGCGGGATTCCTGA
- the acnA gene encoding aconitate hydratase AcnA — protein MDNLRYIKKLQVGAETYNYFDLSELSRQGLGSISRLPYSIRILVENLLRKYDGTIVKAEDLQAIVNWEKKYDTPVEIPYHPARVLMQDFTGVPAVVDIAAMRDAVKDQGGDPAKINPVVPVELVADHSVQVDYFGTSNSLTQNVAREYERNGERYKLLKWAQMSFDNFKIVPPNSGICHQVNLEYLGRVIFTRKDKEGILAYPDTVVGLDSHTPMINGIGVMGWGVGGIEAEAVMLGQPYYMPIPEVTGVRLTGKPEKGITATDIVLTLTQLLRQHDVVEKFVEYFGPGMSNLSIPDRATISNMTPEYGATLGFFPIDEKTIDYLKMTGRQKQAALTAAYAHAQSLFYEENDEREYSTVIEFDLSSVEPSLAGPARPQDHIPLSGMQSAFAETTTVRGKQFLITLNGRKTTIQDGSVVIAAITSCTNTSNPYVLLGAGLLAREAVKRGLTIPPHVKTSFAPGSKVVSNYLEAAGLMPYFEALGFHIAAFGCTTCIGNSGPLHPELEELIRKNDLNVAAVLSGNRNFEARIHQRIKSNFLASPLLVMAFALAGRIDIDLTTAPLGTDPNNQPVYLDDLWPDQDETEQFVQQFVTKERFAKEYASIFDGDDFWKKLDSVKSTTYSWDEESTYIKKPPFFDGFTTSPPPPEDLEGARAFLLLGDSVTTDHISPAGAIPEHYPAGQYLLSNNIAVKDFNSYGSRRGNHEVMMRGTFGNIRIKNRMVQPKEGGFTLKYPENKELFNYDAAMQYLLEDIPLIVLAGKEYGTGSSRDWAAKGTMLLGIKTVIAGSYERIHRNNLVGMGVLPLVFKDGEDPQSLGLDGTETYSIHGLSGMGPGEELQVIANKDDGTTIRFQVISRLDTAIDLAYYRHGGILPYVLRQFLS, from the coding sequence ATGGATAATCTGCGATATATAAAAAAACTGCAGGTTGGAGCAGAAACTTACAACTACTTTGACCTCTCCGAACTCTCCCGTCAGGGCCTGGGCAGCATCTCCAGACTGCCGTACTCCATACGTATCCTTGTCGAGAATCTATTGCGTAAATATGACGGAACTATTGTAAAAGCTGAAGATCTTCAGGCAATCGTTAACTGGGAAAAAAAATACGATACTCCGGTTGAAATACCCTATCACCCTGCCCGTGTCCTGATGCAGGATTTCACCGGCGTACCAGCGGTTGTGGATATTGCGGCAATGCGTGACGCGGTAAAAGATCAGGGGGGAGATCCTGCCAAAATCAATCCCGTTGTTCCAGTGGAATTGGTCGCCGATCATTCTGTTCAGGTAGACTACTTCGGCACCAGCAACAGCCTCACTCAGAATGTGGCCAGGGAGTATGAAAGAAACGGGGAACGTTACAAGCTCCTGAAATGGGCCCAGATGAGTTTTGACAATTTTAAGATCGTCCCTCCCAACTCGGGGATCTGTCACCAAGTTAACCTGGAATACCTTGGCCGGGTTATTTTTACCCGGAAAGATAAAGAAGGGATCCTGGCCTATCCGGATACTGTTGTTGGCCTCGACTCGCACACACCCATGATTAACGGTATTGGTGTCATGGGCTGGGGCGTGGGAGGAATAGAGGCTGAGGCAGTCATGCTTGGCCAGCCCTACTATATGCCGATCCCGGAAGTCACCGGGGTTCGTCTGACAGGTAAACCAGAGAAGGGGATCACGGCAACGGACATTGTACTCACCTTGACACAACTGCTGCGTCAACACGATGTGGTGGAAAAATTTGTAGAATATTTCGGACCCGGAATGAGCAACCTCTCCATACCAGACCGGGCAACAATCTCAAACATGACACCGGAATACGGGGCTACCCTCGGTTTTTTTCCGATTGACGAAAAGACCATCGACTACCTGAAAATGACGGGTCGTCAAAAACAGGCAGCACTGACCGCCGCCTATGCTCACGCCCAGTCTCTTTTTTACGAAGAAAATGATGAGAGAGAATACAGCACGGTCATAGAGTTTGACCTGTCCTCGGTCGAACCTTCCCTTGCCGGACCGGCACGCCCGCAAGATCATATTCCTTTGAGCGGAATGCAATCGGCATTTGCAGAAACAACAACTGTTCGCGGGAAACAATTCCTCATCACCCTGAACGGTCGGAAGACAACCATTCAAGATGGCTCTGTTGTCATAGCAGCCATCACGTCCTGCACCAACACCTCAAACCCGTATGTCCTCCTTGGCGCCGGTCTTCTGGCCAGAGAGGCCGTAAAAAGGGGATTGACGATTCCGCCCCATGTGAAAACCTCGTTTGCACCAGGCTCAAAGGTTGTCAGTAACTATCTGGAAGCAGCCGGCCTCATGCCCTATTTTGAAGCTCTCGGCTTTCATATTGCCGCATTCGGCTGCACTACCTGTATTGGCAACAGTGGGCCGCTCCATCCTGAGCTTGAAGAACTCATCAGAAAAAACGATTTAAACGTTGCTGCAGTTCTCTCAGGTAACCGCAATTTTGAGGCGCGCATCCACCAGCGAATCAAATCCAATTTTCTCGCCTCTCCTCTTCTGGTCATGGCCTTTGCTCTAGCAGGACGGATAGATATTGATCTCACCACTGCTCCCCTGGGGACCGACCCCAATAATCAGCCGGTTTACCTCGATGACCTCTGGCCCGATCAGGACGAAACAGAACAATTTGTTCAGCAATTTGTCACAAAAGAGCGCTTTGCGAAAGAATACGCCTCAATCTTTGACGGAGACGATTTCTGGAAAAAACTCGACAGTGTGAAAAGTACAACCTATTCCTGGGACGAGGAATCAACTTACATCAAAAAGCCACCATTTTTTGACGGATTTACCACAAGTCCCCCACCTCCTGAAGATCTGGAAGGTGCCCGGGCCTTCCTTCTGCTGGGAGACAGTGTCACCACTGATCATATCTCCCCGGCAGGGGCAATACCAGAACACTATCCTGCCGGACAATACCTGCTTTCGAACAATATTGCCGTAAAGGACTTCAATTCCTACGGATCCAGAAGAGGCAATCATGAAGTTATGATGCGGGGAACATTCGGCAATATCCGTATAAAAAACAGGATGGTTCAACCCAAAGAAGGTGGATTCACACTCAAGTATCCGGAAAACAAAGAATTATTTAATTATGATGCAGCCATGCAATATCTCTTGGAAGATATCCCGCTTATTGTTCTTGCCGGTAAAGAATATGGAACCGGATCATCCAGGGACTGGGCCGCGAAAGGAACCATGCTGCTTGGCATTAAAACCGTCATTGCTGGTTCCTACGAAAGAATTCACAGAAACAACCTGGTCGGTATGGGGGTTCTGCCCCTGGTATTCAAAGATGGAGAAGATCCTCAAAGCCTTGGACTGGACGGAACCGAAACATATTCCATTCATGGTCTTTCCGGGATGGGACCGGGGGAAGAACTTCAGGTTATTGCGAACAAAGATGACGGAACCACAATCCGCTTCCAGGTGATTTCCCGTCTGGATACGGCCATTGATTTAGCTTACTACCGGCATGGCGGGATTCTGCCCTATGTCCTGCGACAGTTTCTCTCCTGA
- a CDS encoding nitroreductase: MNTIDALKTRKSTRAYLDTPVPREKIEAVLSAARHAPSGTNAQPWQVAVVSGRQKDELSREMENLFRSGEMGEMDYQYYPLKWPEPFKSRRLACGRQLYSTLNIERKDKEKRYEQWVANYHGFGAPVLLFFFLDPVMQTGSFLDYGMFLQSIMLAAVEEGLATCSQAALGQYPELIKKRLGYPMDHILICGMALGYEDKNAPVNNYRTPREELSVFTRFFD, from the coding sequence ATGAATACAATTGATGCTCTGAAAACAAGAAAATCGACCCGTGCCTATCTCGACACCCCTGTCCCCAGGGAAAAGATTGAAGCTGTCCTTTCCGCTGCACGCCATGCACCATCAGGGACAAATGCCCAACCCTGGCAGGTGGCCGTGGTATCAGGCAGACAAAAAGATGAGCTGAGCCGGGAAATGGAAAACCTGTTTCGCAGTGGTGAAATGGGTGAAATGGATTACCAGTATTATCCTCTTAAATGGCCGGAACCTTTTAAAAGCAGAAGGCTTGCCTGCGGGCGCCAACTCTATTCTACCCTGAATATTGAAAGAAAAGACAAGGAGAAACGCTATGAACAGTGGGTGGCAAACTACCACGGGTTCGGAGCACCCGTCCTGCTGTTCTTCTTTCTTGACCCCGTTATGCAGACCGGATCTTTCCTGGACTACGGTATGTTCCTGCAATCCATAATGCTTGCGGCCGTGGAAGAAGGCCTTGCCACCTGCTCCCAAGCGGCACTCGGCCAGTACCCGGAACTCATAAAAAAAAGACTGGGCTATCCCATGGACCACATTCTCATCTGCGGCATGGCACTTGGATATGAAGACAAGAACGCGCCGGTCAACAATTATCGTACACCAAGGGAGGAACTTTCAGTTTTTACCCGGTTTTTTGACTGA
- a CDS encoding DUF3124 domain-containing protein: MNWKSSMIHRLLLFFLLFAPCALLASEPFPPAAEQRVYVPAYSHIYHGNKEIPLLLSITLSIRNIDPRHSLTVTTVDYYETQGKLLKHFLTEPVVLSPMSSTRFIVPQKDTTGGSGANFIVSWKAEEKINPPIIESVMIGTQSQLGISFTSRGRAIF, from the coding sequence ATGAACTGGAAAAGCAGTATGATCCACCGATTATTACTCTTTTTTCTTCTGTTCGCGCCATGCGCTCTGCTGGCTTCGGAACCCTTTCCTCCTGCCGCGGAGCAGAGGGTTTATGTACCTGCCTATTCCCATATTTATCACGGGAACAAGGAAATTCCCCTGCTTCTTTCAATTACGCTGAGTATCCGCAACATTGATCCCAGACATTCCCTGACGGTAACCACGGTGGATTACTACGAAACCCAGGGAAAACTACTGAAACATTTCCTTACCGAACCGGTTGTTCTGTCCCCCATGAGTTCCACGCGTTTTATTGTTCCCCAGAAGGATACTACAGGAGGATCCGGAGCAAATTTTATTGTGTCATGGAAGGCAGAAGAAAAAATAAATCCTCCCATCATTGAATCAGTCATGATCGGCACCCAGTCCCAACTTGGCATTTCATTCACTTCAAGGGGAAGAGCCATCTTCTGA
- the ychF gene encoding redox-regulated ATPase YchF, whose amino-acid sequence MKVGIIGLPQTGKKTLFQILTGHELREQSGEPKAIPGTADILDPRFDKLVSMYAPKKEARARIDLVLLPKIEQETISRGTIFNDINDVDAICHVVRAFEDDGIYHVEGSVDPLRDAEAINGELLMHDQIFVEKRIERLKLSLKKIKDKEQEKELALMERLLTHLEEEKPLRLMEFNEDEELLTRSYPFITRKELILVFNVDEDSINDNKLLEAIQAVCEKDKIKAMTVSAQVESEIALLDSEEEKTEFLEDMGIEEPALEILTRLCLEALGLVSFFTVGKDEVRQWLVRRGSPAPVAAGVIHSDLQRGFIRAEVMKYDELLTHGSEAELKKQGKMYLQGKDYTVVDGDILNIRFKV is encoded by the coding sequence ATGAAAGTTGGAATTATCGGCCTGCCGCAGACAGGAAAAAAAACCCTTTTTCAAATTCTCACCGGACATGAGCTGAGAGAACAGTCCGGTGAACCAAAAGCCATTCCCGGAACCGCTGATATACTCGACCCGCGTTTTGACAAGCTCGTCTCCATGTATGCCCCTAAAAAAGAAGCGAGGGCCCGAATAGACCTGGTTCTCCTGCCGAAAATTGAACAGGAAACAATCAGCAGGGGAACTATTTTCAATGACATCAATGATGTCGACGCGATCTGCCATGTTGTCCGTGCCTTTGAAGATGATGGAATTTACCACGTTGAAGGGAGTGTTGATCCCCTGCGGGATGCGGAAGCCATCAATGGCGAACTGCTGATGCATGACCAGATATTTGTGGAAAAACGCATTGAGAGGCTGAAATTATCCCTGAAAAAAATCAAGGACAAGGAGCAGGAAAAGGAACTTGCCCTGATGGAGCGCCTTCTCACCCACCTCGAGGAAGAAAAACCCCTGCGTCTCATGGAATTTAATGAAGACGAAGAACTGCTCACCAGAAGTTATCCGTTTATCACCAGGAAAGAACTTATTCTCGTATTCAACGTCGACGAAGACAGTATTAACGACAACAAACTCCTGGAAGCAATACAAGCTGTCTGCGAAAAAGATAAAATAAAGGCCATGACGGTCTCAGCCCAGGTGGAATCAGAAATAGCACTCCTTGACTCAGAGGAAGAAAAAACCGAATTTCTCGAAGACATGGGTATAGAAGAACCCGCTCTGGAAATACTGACCCGACTCTGCCTGGAGGCACTGGGGCTTGTCTCTTTTTTTACAGTCGGCAAGGATGAGGTGCGGCAATGGCTGGTTCGTCGTGGCTCCCCTGCTCCAGTAGCTGCGGGGGTGATTCATTCCGACCTGCAGAGGGGATTTATCAGGGCAGAGGTCATGAAATATGATGAGCTGCTCACCCATGGCAGTGAAGCGGAGTTAAAAAAACAGGGGAAAATGTACCTCCAGGGTAAAGATTACACTGTGGTTGACGGGGATATTCTCAATATTCGTTTCAAGGTTTAA
- a CDS encoding ferritin family protein, protein MFTLTDICNIAIQIEENGAETYRRASEGVQDPKLAEILIWMAREEEKHARWFESIRSNQTLSTEQKEMAAIGRSLLTDIMKSNTFSLDREKLEEASSFTEILTQSIEFEQDTILFYEILLDFLDNDETREKLEMIIREEQNHIKKLETLADRSCAVEG, encoded by the coding sequence ATGTTTACACTGACAGACATATGCAACATCGCAATACAGATTGAGGAAAATGGTGCCGAAACTTATCGTCGGGCAAGCGAAGGCGTGCAAGATCCCAAACTTGCCGAAATTCTGATATGGATGGCACGCGAAGAAGAAAAACATGCCCGATGGTTTGAATCAATCCGATCAAACCAGACTTTATCTACTGAACAGAAGGAAATGGCTGCCATAGGCCGCTCCCTCCTGACAGATATCATGAAAAGCAACACGTTTTCCCTGGATCGTGAAAAACTTGAAGAGGCGAGCAGTTTCACAGAAATTCTCACGCAATCCATTGAATTTGAGCAGGATACAATTCTCTTTTATGAAATTCTCCTTGATTTTCTCGACAACGATGAAACACGTGAAAAACTCGAAATGATTATCAGGGAGGAACAGAACCATATCAAAAAACTCGAAACCCTTGCTGATCGCTCCTGCGCAGTTGAGGGATAA
- a CDS encoding nitroreductase family protein yields the protein MKKLVEVTRTYRKFYQDHRIQGEFLHDLVNLARLGGSARNSQPWQYMVVNDPEVCEKIFPFLGWAGYLADWKGPVPGERPAAYIICLLNKERLAGSEAEAQFDLGIATQNILLGAMQCGIGGCRIASIGAGLSRLFDIPVRLTISLVIALGKPRETVVIEECSNNSTVRYWRDEEGVHHVPKRTLASCLVELPLVKP from the coding sequence ATGAAAAAACTTGTTGAAGTGACGAGGACATATCGAAAATTTTACCAGGACCATCGAATCCAGGGTGAATTTCTGCATGACCTGGTAAACCTGGCACGACTGGGCGGTTCTGCCAGAAATAGTCAGCCCTGGCAATATATGGTTGTCAATGACCCGGAAGTATGTGAAAAAATTTTCCCTTTCCTGGGGTGGGCAGGATACTTGGCGGACTGGAAAGGGCCGGTGCCTGGAGAGCGACCGGCTGCCTATATTATTTGTCTGCTGAATAAAGAGAGGTTGGCAGGGTCGGAGGCGGAAGCGCAGTTTGACCTGGGAATTGCCACTCAGAATATCCTGCTCGGTGCGATGCAGTGTGGGATCGGTGGGTGCAGGATTGCTTCAATCGGTGCTGGGCTGAGTCGTTTATTTGACATCCCCGTTCGTTTAACAATCTCCCTGGTTATTGCCCTGGGAAAACCGAGGGAAACCGTTGTTATTGAGGAGTGCAGCAATAATTCAACCGTCAGATACTGGCGGGATGAAGAGGGAGTGCACCATGTTCCCAAGCGAACCCTTGCGAGTTGCCTGGTGGAGCTGCCGCTGGTTAAACCTTGA